From a single Pseudalkalibacillus hwajinpoensis genomic region:
- a CDS encoding NAD(P)/FAD-dependent oxidoreductase, whose product MRTVDIAIVGGGIAGILAARKLRENGRDVLVLDKSKSVGGRLATRRIDAGRADHGAQFFTVRTEMFQQLVDEWEEHGWVTRWFGEKHARYKSTAGMNQLVKHLAKEVPVQLTSKVEHVGREGDMYIIVSEEGESVKASTVLLTLPAPQALQLLETSNVQVADHARKSLSHITFDPAIVGLVTLDGEASTGLPPSGHQDEGLPEGIERIVDSYAKGISSERIMSIYANTELSKALYSEEDDVILSKMMKRVSHLINADRVQSSQLKRWRYAQASNVHHAPTLRVSDQESIWVAGDAFLRSDDKSGRTRIESAVLSGLAAASNILDLSR is encoded by the coding sequence ATGAGAACAGTTGATATAGCCATTGTTGGCGGAGGCATTGCCGGTATTCTGGCTGCAAGAAAGTTGCGGGAAAACGGAAGAGATGTACTTGTGCTCGATAAGAGTAAAAGTGTCGGTGGTCGTCTTGCCACAAGGCGAATCGATGCTGGCAGGGCCGACCACGGAGCGCAGTTTTTTACAGTAAGAACGGAGATGTTTCAGCAGCTCGTCGATGAATGGGAGGAGCATGGCTGGGTAACCCGGTGGTTCGGTGAAAAACATGCAAGATACAAATCAACTGCCGGAATGAACCAGCTAGTGAAGCATCTTGCTAAGGAAGTTCCCGTTCAGTTGACGAGTAAAGTTGAGCATGTTGGACGAGAAGGTGATATGTATATCATTGTATCCGAGGAAGGGGAAAGCGTGAAAGCGAGCACAGTCCTGTTAACCCTACCAGCGCCACAAGCGCTTCAACTTCTTGAAACTAGTAATGTTCAAGTAGCAGACCATGCACGCAAATCGCTCAGTCATATCACATTTGACCCTGCAATTGTTGGTTTAGTGACGCTTGATGGAGAAGCTAGTACTGGTCTTCCGCCTTCCGGTCATCAGGACGAGGGTTTACCTGAAGGAATTGAGCGTATAGTTGATAGCTACGCAAAAGGAATTTCATCCGAGCGAATTATGAGTATTTACGCTAATACTGAACTCTCGAAAGCACTTTATTCAGAAGAGGATGATGTGATCCTATCTAAAATGATGAAGAGGGTCTCACACCTGATTAATGCTGACCGGGTACAGTCATCACAGCTTAAAAGATGGCGCTATGCACAGGCTTCTAACGTGCATCATGCTCCGACTCTCCGGGTGTCAGACCAGGAGTCGATTTGGGTGGCCGGAGATGCTTTTCTTAGAAGTGATGATAAGTCAGGCCGAACGAGAATAGAAAGTGCAGTTTTGTCCGGACTGGCTGCTGCAAGTAACATATTGGATTTGAGTAGATGA
- a CDS encoding GGDEF domain-containing protein: MKLFTKNDHIIESVLSSFRWIFLLIACGYYYFYLKSNNDAFLSLLLFGLVYMTVAELALHKTPLNSKRYRFMTKFSVAFDYVAFLWLVFLTGGAESPLFPIAYLIILHVAVYWRFSGGVLASILLGVGYTVVLILKGYSFQGDQLVTYLLDFMFLLFMGLLGGIIVSRERTMRTKNTKLEDMARKDFLTDLYNHRSFQEDLLTYSQGKKPLMLVLADIDYFKSVNDRFGHMTGDNVLRKICFLIKEEIAGNGRAYRYGGEELAILLKANDEEDAKKCLLRIQSAIRELTYTVDDESFQVTLSYGTALFPLEDHIEDCLRIADARLYRAKRMGRDQICWYDQCLEGHAR; the protein is encoded by the coding sequence ATGAAGCTCTTCACAAAAAATGACCATATTATTGAAAGTGTATTGTCTTCGTTCCGGTGGATTTTCTTATTAATTGCGTGTGGATATTATTATTTTTACTTAAAGAGTAACAATGACGCATTTCTAAGTTTGCTTCTTTTTGGTTTGGTTTATATGACAGTGGCTGAACTTGCGCTTCACAAAACACCATTGAACTCAAAACGTTATCGATTTATGACAAAATTTAGTGTCGCTTTCGATTACGTGGCTTTTTTGTGGCTTGTTTTCCTAACCGGTGGCGCTGAAAGCCCTCTCTTTCCAATTGCTTACTTAATCATCCTTCATGTAGCAGTCTACTGGAGATTTAGTGGAGGGGTGCTTGCATCCATTTTGTTGGGAGTGGGGTACACCGTTGTCCTAATTCTTAAGGGATATTCGTTCCAGGGCGACCAGTTAGTTACTTACCTGCTTGATTTTATGTTCCTCTTGTTTATGGGTTTGCTAGGCGGCATTATCGTCTCCAGGGAACGGACGATGCGAACTAAGAATACAAAGCTTGAAGATATGGCACGAAAGGATTTTCTAACCGATCTATATAATCATCGTTCATTTCAGGAAGACTTGCTTACATATTCTCAAGGAAAGAAGCCTCTTATGCTTGTTCTCGCTGATATTGATTACTTTAAGTCTGTGAATGATCGATTTGGGCATATGACTGGAGACAACGTGCTGAGGAAGATTTGTTTTCTCATAAAAGAAGAGATTGCAGGTAATGGAAGGGCTTATCGGTATGGGGGAGAAGAGCTTGCGATCCTTCTTAAGGCGAACGATGAGGAGGATGCTAAGAAATGCTTGCTTCGTATCCAGTCAGCGATCAGAGAGCTGACCTATACCGTTGATGATGAATCTTTTCAAGTAACATTGAGTTATGGAACCGCTCTTTTTCCTCTTGAAGACCATATTGAAGATTGCTTACGAATTGCCGATGCGCGGCTGTACCGCGCGAAAAGAATGGGTCGAGACCAAATATGCTGGTATGATCAATGTTTGGAGGGTCACGCGCGTTAG
- a CDS encoding MBL fold metallo-hydrolase translates to MLTVSEFESVKAIKGTFKLAGVRMNVYLYLIDGLLIDSGPSRLQKEIVDYLSNEIYHQLIFTHHHEDHTGNAAVLPGNVPMYIHPSGIPLCKRKPHLPFYRRLFWGSRKPFTPEGIDQQIKTRDHTFELLHTPGHASDHLTLLEKDQGWLFSGDLYVMSHPKSIFAFESIPDVIASLEKVLTCEFKTVFCSHAGILPNGRKRLKEKLDYLQSIQGQVLAKFNDGKPIATIQKEMFPTRHPLNYFSLFENSSRHIVTSIIKKEGSR, encoded by the coding sequence GTGCTCACAGTGTCAGAATTTGAGAGCGTAAAAGCCATTAAAGGAACGTTTAAACTAGCCGGGGTTCGCATGAACGTGTACCTCTATCTTATAGATGGACTATTGATCGATAGTGGGCCAAGTCGTCTTCAGAAGGAAATCGTCGACTATCTTTCAAATGAAATCTATCATCAATTGATTTTTACACATCATCATGAAGATCATACAGGCAATGCGGCTGTTCTGCCCGGGAATGTTCCCATGTACATTCATCCTTCAGGTATTCCTCTCTGCAAACGAAAGCCGCATCTACCTTTTTATAGACGCTTATTCTGGGGTTCGAGAAAACCGTTCACTCCAGAGGGAATTGACCAGCAGATTAAAACGCGGGACCATACATTTGAGTTATTACATACACCTGGACACGCGTCTGATCATCTTACGCTTCTTGAAAAAGATCAGGGATGGCTCTTTTCAGGTGATCTTTATGTCATGAGTCATCCAAAAAGCATTTTTGCTTTCGAGTCTATCCCAGACGTGATTGCATCACTTGAAAAGGTGTTAACCTGTGAATTTAAAACGGTATTCTGCTCACATGCTGGGATTCTACCTAATGGACGAAAGCGGTTAAAGGAAAAGCTAGACTACCTGCAATCGATTCAAGGTCAGGTGCTAGCGAAGTTCAATGACGGCAAACCAATCGCCACTATTCAAAAAGAGATGTTCCCCACACGCCATCCGCTTAACTACTTCTCTCTTTTTGAAAATTCATCAAGACACATTGTAACCTCGATCATTAAGAAAGAAGGGTCTCGCTAA
- a CDS encoding organic hydroperoxide resistance protein yields the protein MESLYTAKASAHGGRQGKVESSDGVINMDLRMPKELGGQGGEATNPEQLFAAGYAACFDSALNMVARMKRIKIKDTVVEAHVSIGKEEDGAFGLSAKLHVTIPDVDQATAEELVEAAHQTCPYSRATRGNIEVELEAIAK from the coding sequence ATGGAATCTTTATACACAGCGAAAGCATCAGCTCACGGCGGTAGACAGGGGAAAGTTGAATCATCTGATGGTGTCATCAACATGGATCTTCGTATGCCAAAAGAACTTGGCGGTCAGGGAGGAGAAGCAACAAATCCTGAACAATTATTCGCTGCAGGCTATGCGGCATGCTTCGATAGCGCTTTGAACATGGTTGCACGTATGAAGCGTATCAAAATCAAAGACACGGTTGTGGAAGCTCACGTTTCAATCGGAAAAGAAGAAGACGGTGCATTCGGCCTTAGCGCAAAGCTTCACGTTACAATTCCTGACGTAGATCAAGCTACAGCAGAAGAATTAGTTGAAGCCGCCCACCAGACTTGCCCTTATTCAAGAGCAACTCGCGGAAATATTGAAGTGGAGTTAGAGGCAATCGCTAAATAA
- a CDS encoding MarR family winged helix-turn-helix transcriptional regulator encodes MEQNEQLKLENQLCFSVYACSREITKMYRPYLDKLGITYPQYLVLLVLWEHHETTVKALGTELYLDSGTLTPLLKRMQEADLVERERSKEDERSVMVRLTAKGEELKEKACIIPDALASNSGLSKVEFQKALTGFQQLLDHIHAVNES; translated from the coding sequence ATGGAACAAAACGAACAATTGAAACTAGAAAACCAGCTTTGTTTTTCGGTTTATGCATGCTCAAGGGAGATTACGAAGATGTACCGCCCTTATTTAGATAAGCTTGGCATCACTTACCCTCAATACCTCGTGTTGCTTGTTCTATGGGAGCACCATGAAACGACTGTAAAAGCGCTTGGGACAGAATTATACCTGGACTCCGGTACACTTACTCCGCTTCTGAAACGAATGCAGGAAGCTGATCTTGTTGAGAGAGAACGATCAAAAGAAGATGAGCGAAGCGTGATGGTTCGTTTAACTGCTAAAGGGGAAGAGTTAAAAGAGAAGGCGTGTATTATTCCAGATGCGTTAGCCTCGAACAGCGGGTTGTCTAAAGTGGAATTTCAAAAGGCGCTTACAGGCTTTCAACAATTGTTGGATCACATTCATGCTGTAAACGAATCCTAA
- a CDS encoding MarR family winged helix-turn-helix transcriptional regulator encodes MNEIDRELSLKLFIVLSRASRSVTDHIKTDIQSYGLNPTEFAVLELLYHKGNQPLQQIGEKILLASGSITYVVDKLEGKGYLKRNPCPNDRRITHAVITDEGKSLMDRIFPEHEVQVQSIFAGLDQSEKETAIELLKKLGHYAEKL; translated from the coding sequence ATGAATGAAATCGATCGAGAGCTGTCGTTAAAACTATTTATTGTCTTATCAAGGGCAAGTCGATCTGTAACAGATCATATTAAAACAGATATCCAGAGTTACGGGTTAAACCCTACTGAATTTGCCGTGCTTGAGTTGCTTTATCACAAAGGAAACCAACCGTTGCAGCAAATTGGAGAGAAAATTCTTCTCGCAAGTGGAAGTATCACATATGTTGTCGACAAGCTTGAAGGAAAGGGGTACCTGAAGCGAAATCCATGCCCGAATGATCGCCGTATTACACATGCGGTTATTACGGATGAAGGAAAGAGTTTGATGGACCGTATATTTCCTGAGCATGAGGTGCAGGTTCAATCTATTTTTGCCGGCCTAGATCAGTCCGAGAAAGAAACAGCGATTGAGTTACTGAAGAAGCTCGGACATTACGCAGAGAAGCTTTAA
- a CDS encoding YndJ family protein, translating into MMKTSSFAGIFLWVAFVVTKLITTNIDTLQYVMILLMFAYLVLVPLTLNLVPQKKNSFYRYAAILQPVSAVCAGVSFFLEQGLIAALFAVPWLFTTILIAIYGFTRFLQTWKKSTIFEVLIQLGLMYICIGGAWLVLHRTGMQILHFSDVIVLLTSIHFHYAAFVTPITMSFIGKILIKTAPVLKPWFKLIAVFVLLGPPFIAAGITLSESMPVLEFISVVEFVSPLIVFSILCLVYLIPKLDYTIQMLLSISFVSLLFSMSSSMIYGFAHINETVILGIPLMIFFHGFVNTFGFTLFGLLGVTSLHETSKTKQKSSLSI; encoded by the coding sequence ATGATGAAAACAAGTAGTTTTGCCGGAATTTTTCTCTGGGTTGCCTTCGTGGTAACAAAATTAATAACAACAAACATTGATACACTGCAGTATGTCATGATTCTTTTGATGTTCGCATACCTGGTGCTGGTTCCATTAACATTAAACCTGGTACCTCAAAAGAAGAACTCATTTTATCGCTATGCGGCAATCCTTCAGCCGGTTTCTGCCGTATGTGCTGGGGTCTCTTTTTTCCTTGAACAGGGACTTATAGCTGCCCTGTTTGCAGTACCCTGGCTATTTACAACCATACTTATTGCGATTTACGGCTTTACACGCTTCTTACAAACGTGGAAGAAAAGCACTATTTTCGAAGTTCTCATTCAGCTTGGGTTGATGTATATCTGCATTGGTGGCGCCTGGCTTGTCTTACATAGGACAGGGATGCAAATTCTTCACTTCAGCGATGTTATTGTCTTGTTAACATCCATCCATTTTCACTATGCTGCATTTGTTACACCGATCACAATGTCCTTCATTGGGAAAATCCTCATCAAAACGGCTCCCGTGTTAAAACCATGGTTCAAACTTATCGCCGTTTTTGTATTGCTCGGACCACCATTCATCGCTGCAGGAATCACCCTTTCTGAATCTATGCCTGTTCTTGAATTTATTTCAGTGGTTGAATTCGTATCACCGCTTATTGTGTTTTCAATTCTCTGCCTTGTTTACTTAATTCCGAAATTGGATTACACCATTCAAATGCTACTATCCATCTCGTTTGTCTCGCTCCTCTTTTCAATGAGCTCAAGCATGATTTATGGATTTGCACACATTAATGAGACAGTTATCCTCGGTATACCCTTAATGATCTTCTTTCACGGTTTTGTGAACACATTCGGATTTACTCTATTTGGGCTTCTCGGAGTTACTTCGCTTCATGAAACAAGCAAAACAAAGCAAAAATCCAGCCTCTCAATATGA
- a CDS encoding NAD(P)-dependent oxidoreductase has product MELTSKPVLGFIGIGVMGESMVRNLIKAGYRTLIYTRTKKKAEALITEGAEWQETIKDLASKSDVVMTMVGYPKDVEEVYIGENGILENARSQAILIDFTTSSPSLAEEIYEHALSKQLYALDAPVSGGDVGAKEGRLSIMIGGEQEVFEKVQPILEVMGQNIVLQGPAGAGQHTKMCNQIAIASNMIGVCEAIVYAEKAGLNPTTVLKSIESGAAGSWSLSNLAPRMISNRLEPGFYVKHFIKDMTIALESARQMDMLIPGLELSKQLYEDLAERGEEDSGTQALVTLFRD; this is encoded by the coding sequence ATGGAATTGACTTCAAAACCTGTATTAGGATTTATTGGAATTGGTGTGATGGGTGAAAGCATGGTTCGGAATTTAATAAAAGCCGGCTATCGCACGCTGATCTATACGAGAACTAAGAAAAAGGCAGAAGCTTTGATTACTGAAGGGGCTGAATGGCAGGAGACCATAAAAGACCTCGCTTCTAAATCGGATGTGGTTATGACGATGGTTGGGTATCCAAAGGATGTTGAAGAAGTGTACATAGGTGAGAATGGCATTCTTGAAAATGCCCGCTCACAGGCCATCTTAATTGATTTCACCACTTCAAGTCCTTCGCTTGCAGAAGAAATTTACGAGCATGCGTTATCGAAGCAGCTTTATGCACTTGATGCTCCGGTATCAGGAGGAGATGTAGGTGCGAAAGAAGGTCGGTTATCGATTATGATAGGCGGCGAACAAGAAGTGTTCGAAAAGGTGCAGCCCATTCTTGAAGTAATGGGGCAGAATATTGTTCTTCAGGGTCCGGCAGGCGCTGGTCAGCATACAAAAATGTGCAACCAGATTGCGATTGCAAGCAACATGATCGGTGTATGTGAAGCGATCGTTTATGCAGAAAAAGCTGGGTTAAATCCGACAACTGTTCTAAAAAGTATTGAGTCCGGAGCGGCAGGGAGCTGGTCATTAAGCAACCTTGCTCCGCGGATGATCTCGAATCGTCTTGAGCCGGGATTCTATGTGAAGCATTTTATTAAAGATATGACCATTGCGCTTGAGTCTGCCAGACAAATGGACATGCTCATACCAGGGCTTGAGCTTTCTAAACAACTCTATGAAGACCTAGCAGAACGAGGGGAAGAAGACAGCGGGACGCAGGCACTGGTCACGTTATTCCGAGATTAA
- a CDS encoding MFS transporter: MRKKEIRSWMMYDFANSAFATTMMAAVLPVFYYDVAAKNIDEGLATSYWGYSQSIAVLIVALLAPVLGAIADYSNSKMKFLRFFAYMGMMASILMAFVGEGGYLIASILLIFGTIGFSGSNVFYDAFLPEIAKGDEIDRISAMGYAFGYIGGGVLLLINLLMILNPSWFFLPNTLVATQLSFASVGLWWFIFSLPMFKHVKEQQRSQPSLSGSYLTIGFKRLRTTVRELNHYKQLLIFLIAFWLFNDGISTIIKMATIYGRDIGIDANDLIAALLITQFVGIPFAFLFGYLAKKISAKRALMLALWIYVGIVLLGYFMTTATHFYLLAIMVGFVQGGAQALSRSIFGSMVPDHRHAEFYGFYGISAKFSAIFGPFLFAFVGQITGSSRLGIVSLVIFFLAGIFLLNKVNIDKGKEQAKVVMAQEGVKA; encoded by the coding sequence ATGAGAAAAAAAGAGATTCGTAGCTGGATGATGTATGATTTTGCTAACTCTGCATTTGCAACAACAATGATGGCTGCCGTTTTACCTGTTTTCTATTATGATGTAGCTGCCAAAAACATTGATGAAGGCCTCGCTACTTCCTACTGGGGTTATTCGCAATCGATTGCTGTGTTGATCGTCGCTTTGCTTGCACCTGTTCTTGGTGCGATAGCAGATTACTCGAATTCCAAGATGAAATTCTTGCGTTTTTTTGCTTATATGGGGATGATGGCCAGCATTTTGATGGCATTTGTAGGAGAAGGTGGCTACCTGATAGCTTCCATACTGCTCATCTTCGGAACAATTGGTTTCTCAGGCAGTAACGTTTTCTATGATGCTTTCTTACCTGAAATCGCAAAAGGTGATGAGATAGATAGGATTTCAGCAATGGGATACGCGTTCGGTTATATCGGAGGCGGTGTTCTGCTTCTTATTAATTTACTAATGATTTTAAATCCATCATGGTTTTTCCTTCCAAATACGCTTGTCGCCACACAGCTTTCCTTTGCGAGTGTCGGTCTTTGGTGGTTTATTTTCTCTCTTCCGATGTTCAAGCATGTGAAGGAACAGCAGCGCAGCCAGCCTTCTCTGAGCGGCTCATATCTCACTATTGGCTTTAAGCGCCTTCGTACGACAGTTAGAGAACTGAACCATTACAAGCAGCTCTTAATTTTCCTCATCGCTTTCTGGCTATTCAACGACGGCATATCTACCATTATTAAAATGGCGACGATCTATGGGCGTGACATTGGGATTGATGCCAATGATTTAATTGCCGCACTCTTGATCACACAGTTTGTTGGCATTCCCTTTGCCTTTTTGTTCGGTTACCTTGCTAAGAAAATTAGTGCAAAACGAGCACTTATGCTGGCACTCTGGATTTATGTTGGGATTGTTTTGCTTGGCTATTTTATGACAACAGCCACACACTTCTATCTTCTCGCCATCATGGTCGGCTTTGTACAGGGTGGGGCCCAGGCACTGAGCCGCTCGATCTTCGGCAGCATGGTTCCTGATCACCGCCATGCGGAATTTTACGGATTCTATGGTATATCAGCTAAATTCTCAGCCATTTTCGGCCCATTCCTATTTGCCTTTGTGGGTCAGATCACGGGATCAAGTCGCCTCGGTATCGTTTCGCTCGTCATCTTCTTCCTTGCTGGGATCTTCTTACTTAACAAAGTGAACATTGATAAGGGAAAGGAACAGGCGAAGGTTGTTATGGCGCAGGAGGGCGTGAAAGCATGA
- a CDS encoding zinc dependent phospholipase C family protein translates to MPNVWTHILFGEEAAMEAGIWNTIKGDLPFFRLGAQGPDPFFYHHFWPWKKNKPVQEAGEVIHQLNCGPFLMEMIEYGKHNDSKLRSYILGFITHHILDRNTHPYIHYRSGLEGNRHQQLEIIIDTILMKEHKDIETWKTPVYQEIQIGKDLYQPIEMMLYELIQSFYPETAARMPEDYINQSYRDMVLALKILFDPLGWKNQLLKKQVSSFSYQKHIDDRDYLNREGTTWIHPAVKQEESTATFEELLEQAEEEATSILRLTLDYWHNEENCYTELKDLIGNRSYDTGKDCSLTLELKHFDPIV, encoded by the coding sequence ATGCCAAATGTCTGGACACATATTTTATTTGGGGAAGAAGCTGCTATGGAAGCCGGCATATGGAATACGATTAAGGGAGACCTTCCTTTCTTTCGACTGGGAGCACAGGGACCTGATCCTTTCTTCTACCATCATTTTTGGCCATGGAAAAAGAATAAGCCCGTTCAAGAAGCTGGCGAAGTCATTCATCAGCTAAATTGCGGTCCATTCTTAATGGAAATGATCGAATATGGAAAACACAATGACTCCAAGCTTCGTTCTTATATACTCGGTTTTATCACACACCACATTCTCGATCGTAACACGCACCCCTACATTCACTATCGTTCTGGACTAGAAGGCAATCGCCACCAGCAGCTTGAAATTATTATCGATACGATTCTTATGAAGGAACACAAAGATATTGAAACGTGGAAAACGCCAGTTTATCAGGAGATTCAGATTGGAAAAGACCTCTATCAGCCAATTGAAATGATGCTTTATGAGCTTATTCAATCGTTTTATCCAGAAACGGCTGCACGCATGCCTGAAGACTATATTAATCAGTCCTATCGCGATATGGTTCTCGCTCTCAAGATCTTATTCGATCCGCTCGGATGGAAAAATCAACTATTGAAGAAGCAAGTTTCCTCTTTCTCTTATCAAAAACACATTGATGATCGAGATTATTTAAACCGTGAAGGAACAACGTGGATCCACCCTGCCGTTAAACAAGAAGAATCCACAGCCACTTTCGAAGAACTTCTCGAACAAGCAGAAGAAGAAGCAACAAGTATTTTACGACTCACTCTCGACTACTGGCATAATGAAGAGAACTGTTATACCGAATTAAAGGACCTAATTGGAAATCGTTCATACGATACCGGAAAAGATTGCAGCTTAACGCTCGAGTTGAAGCATTTTGATCCCATTGTTTAG
- a CDS encoding ABC transporter substrate-binding protein — protein MLKKSWMMISLAVLMVLAACGNSNSNNQTNSGEQENEKQATRTVSHAMGETEVPENPEKVVILTNEGTEALLAMGVTPAGAVKSWLGDPWYDHIAEDMKDVEVVGTESEVNLEAIAALKPDLIIGNKLRQEDLYDQLSAIAPTVYSETLKGDWQENFEFYAKAINMEDKGEEVMTTYNDRIESMSADLGDQLEKKVSVVRFLAGQTRIYYKDSFSGVILEQLGFARPESQQKEEFAEEVTKERIPEMDGDVLFYFTYEIGDGEANTTAEEWTNDPLWNNLGVVKEGDVHEVSDAIWNTSGGVISANLMLDDIEDVFLSE, from the coding sequence ATGTTGAAAAAAAGTTGGATGATGATTAGTTTAGCTGTTCTCATGGTTCTTGCTGCTTGTGGAAACAGTAATAGCAATAATCAAACTAATTCTGGTGAGCAGGAGAACGAGAAGCAAGCAACAAGAACAGTTAGCCACGCAATGGGCGAAACAGAAGTTCCGGAGAATCCTGAGAAAGTTGTCATTTTAACAAATGAAGGAACCGAAGCCCTTCTTGCTATGGGTGTAACACCTGCTGGTGCGGTAAAATCATGGCTAGGTGATCCGTGGTATGACCACATTGCAGAGGACATGAAAGATGTTGAAGTCGTTGGTACTGAAAGTGAAGTCAACCTTGAAGCGATTGCAGCACTTAAGCCAGACTTAATTATTGGGAACAAGCTTCGTCAGGAAGACCTTTATGATCAACTAAGTGCAATTGCACCTACCGTTTACTCAGAAACATTAAAAGGTGACTGGCAGGAGAACTTCGAATTTTATGCAAAAGCGATCAACATGGAAGATAAAGGCGAAGAAGTCATGACGACTTATAATGATCGAATTGAGTCAATGAGTGCAGACCTTGGCGATCAACTTGAGAAAAAAGTATCCGTCGTTCGTTTCCTTGCAGGTCAAACTAGAATTTATTACAAAGACTCATTCTCAGGCGTTATCCTTGAACAACTTGGCTTCGCTCGTCCAGAGTCCCAACAGAAGGAAGAGTTTGCTGAAGAAGTCACGAAGGAGCGTATCCCAGAAATGGATGGCGATGTTCTCTTCTACTTCACTTACGAAATTGGAGATGGGGAAGCGAATACCACTGCAGAAGAATGGACGAATGACCCACTCTGGAATAACCTTGGAGTTGTGAAAGAAGGAGACGTTCATGAAGTTAGTGATGCGATCTGGAACACATCTGGTGGTGTCATCTCTGCTAACTTGATGCTTGATGACATTGAAGACGTATTTTTAAGTGAATAA
- a CDS encoding FecCD family ABC transporter permease, which yields MTNKLNSLKRKWAGIVVGLVIVLLLMAASVVYGLTSITWTTAWQSFTQFNGSNEHIIIIENRVPRAFVGSAVGASLAVAGALMQAITRNPLASPSILGVNAGASFVIVVAVTFFSVSSLAAFSWLAFLGAAVASIVVYMLGSLGREGLTPMKLTLAGAAIAAMFSSLTQGMLVLNEKALEEVLFWLAGSIEGRSLDMLLSVSPYIGIGLIGAILISSKINTLVMGEDVAKGLGQRTLLVKLGAALLIVFLAGGSVAVAGPIGFIGIVVPHVARYFAGPDYRWVIPYSAILGAILLLSADIAARYVITPLEAPVGVLTAVIGTPFFIYIARREFKQL from the coding sequence ATGACAAATAAACTTAACTCGTTAAAGCGTAAATGGGCAGGAATTGTGGTCGGGTTGGTCATTGTGCTTCTATTAATGGCAGCAAGTGTTGTTTATGGCCTGACTAGCATCACATGGACAACAGCCTGGCAATCATTTACTCAATTTAACGGAAGTAATGAACATATTATTATAATAGAAAATCGAGTGCCGAGAGCTTTTGTAGGGTCAGCAGTTGGAGCAAGCCTTGCTGTGGCTGGGGCACTCATGCAGGCGATCACGCGTAATCCACTTGCTTCTCCATCCATTCTTGGGGTCAATGCGGGGGCTAGTTTTGTCATTGTCGTTGCAGTGACGTTCTTTTCTGTATCGTCTCTAGCTGCTTTCAGTTGGCTTGCATTTCTAGGAGCAGCTGTTGCATCGATTGTGGTTTATATGCTCGGTTCACTTGGCAGAGAAGGGCTCACGCCTATGAAACTAACTCTTGCAGGTGCAGCCATTGCAGCGATGTTCTCATCACTAACACAGGGGATGCTCGTGTTGAATGAAAAAGCACTGGAGGAAGTGTTGTTCTGGCTTGCTGGCTCGATTGAAGGACGCAGTCTGGATATGCTTCTCTCAGTTTCACCATACATCGGTATTGGATTGATTGGCGCGATTCTCATCAGTTCCAAAATTAATACCCTCGTAATGGGAGAAGATGTGGCAAAAGGGCTCGGGCAGCGTACGCTTCTTGTGAAATTAGGAGCGGCGTTATTAATTGTATTTCTTGCTGGAGGATCTGTAGCTGTAGCGGGACCAATCGGTTTCATTGGTATAGTTGTTCCGCACGTTGCTCGTTATTTTGCCGGGCCGGATTACCGCTGGGTCATTCCATACAGCGCCATTCTTGGTGCGATTCTACTGCTTTCAGCAGATATCGCAGCTCGGTATGTCATTACGCCGCTTGAAGCACCTGTTGGTGTGTTAACTGCGGTCATTGGTACACCATTTTTTATCTACATTGCTCGAAGGGAGTTTAAACAGCTATGA